A portion of the Glandiceps talaboti chromosome 13, keGlaTala1.1, whole genome shotgun sequence genome contains these proteins:
- the LOC144445013 gene encoding sodium-dependent phosphate transport protein 2B-like yields MSLYAYENKASQADFIDEEEDAGELQEVGAATVVAIPDGEQTKQPPKYDDVIDTEDKDPYDITKDLILDTGTPWSELSTSGKIKRVAIGSTKLLILLSLLYMFICSLDVMGSAFTLLGGTAAGEAISNSEILDNALAGLMIGVIITVLVQSSSTSTSLIVTMVAADLLSVEQAIPIVMGANIGTSVTNTIVSIGQVGDREQFRRAFAGATVHDCFNWLAVIILLPLEVASGYLYRLSGAIIGNTDANANEDLDVDILKAITKPLTDLIIQLDKKLINGIAAGEIDSDGISLVKRWCETEDVYMEVNLTRMVNGTNVTMLEEVKNYTIYIDRCNHLFASSTLTDGVTGVILLLISLTIMMTCLILIVKLLQSMLKGSVARITKKMVNANFPGKLSFLTGYLAILVGAGLTMVLQSSSIFTSTLTPLIGVGVVSLKRAYPLTLGANIGTTITGLLAALANADAKDFAEALQIAICHLFFNISGILIWYPIPILRRFPIFLAKQLGNTTAKYRWFGIFYLIIVFFLIPGAVFGLSLAGWQYMVGFTVPIAIIAIVIIIINVLQSKAPGCLPKKLHTWDSLPLWMHSLEPLDRLISKTRIFCKCCRCCRDSKTVDDGNETSKKQEMVDMGPGLYNSIQD; encoded by the exons atgtcaCTGTACGCATATGAAAACAAGGCATCACAGGCTGATTTCATCGACGAAGAAGAAGATGCCGGTGAACTTCAAGAGGTCGGGGCAGCGACTGTGGTTGCTATACCTGACGGAGAACAAACGAAACAACCACCAAAATACGATGACGTCATAGATACCGAAGACAAGGATCCGTATGATATCACCAAAGATTTGATTTTAGATACAGGAACACCATGGTCAG AACTATCTACCAGCGGAAAAATTAAACGTGTTGCAATCGGCTCCACAAAGCTTCTGATATTGCTTAGTTTGCTctatatgtttatttgttcGTTGGATGTGATGGGATCAGCATTCACTCTCCTAGGGGGTACGGCTGCTGGTGAGGCCATATCGAACAGTGAAATATTGGATAATGCCCTGGCTGGATTAATGATTGGTGTCATAATAACTGTCTTAGTACAGAGTTCAAGTACAAGTACCTCACTCATTGTAACCATGGTAGCAGCAGACC tgCTTAGCGTAGAACAAGCCATCCCTATCGTGATGGGGGCTAACATTGGTACATCGGTAACCAATACCATAGTATCTATTGGCCAAGTTGGTGATCGGGAGCAGTTTCGTCGAGCCTTTGCTGGAGCTACTGTACACGACTGTTTTAATTGGTTGGCAGTGATCATTCTCCTGCCACTAGAGGTCGCATCTGGTTATCTATATCGACTGAGTGGTGCTATCATTGGTAATACAGATGCTAATGCCAATGAAGATTTAGACGTTGATATACTGAAAGCAATCACCAAACCTTTAACTGACTTGATTATTCAg CTTGATAAGAAGCTGATCAACGGTATTGCAGCTGGAGAAATCGACTCAGACGGGATTAGTTTGGTAAAAAGATGGTGCGAAACTGAAGATGTATACATGGAGGTGAACTTGACTAGAATGGTTAATGGTACGAATGTAACAATGTTGGAAGAAGTGAAGAATTACACCATTTACATTGACCGAT gTAATCATCTATTTGCCAGCTCTACTTTGACTGATGGTGTGACTGGTGTAATACTCTTACTGATTTCTTTGACAATAATGATGACTTGTCTTATATTAATTGTCAAATTGTTACAGTCAATGTTAAAGGGAAGTGTAGCCAGGATAACAAAGAAAATGGTCAATGCCAACTTTCCTGGGAAATTGTCATTCCTGACAGGATACCTCGCCATCCTTGTCGGGGCTGGACTGACTATGGTACTACAGAGCAGTTCTATATTTACGTCTACATTGACTCCTCTCATCGGCGTTGGTGTGGTGTCTTTAAAGAGAGCGTATCCGTTAACCCTTGGTGCTAACATTGGGACCACTATAACAGGGTTACTGGCTGCCTTAGCCAATGCAGATGCTAAAGATTTTGCAGAAGCGCTACAGATTGCAATTTGCCATCTATTCTTCAATATCTCAGGAATCCTGATCTGGTATCCGATTCCAATCCTTCGACGATTTCCAATTTTTCTCGCTAAGCAGCTGGGCAACACGACGGCGAAGTACCGATGGTTCGGAATATTTTACCTCATCATCGTGTTCTTTCTTATCCCCGGCGCTGTGTTTGGTCTCTCACTCGCTGGCTGGCAATACATGGTAGGATTCACCGTTCCGATAGCCATCATCGCCATCGTTATTATCATCATTAATGTGCTTCAAAGCAAAGCTCCGGGTTGTCTTCCAAAGAAACTTCACACCTGGGATTCCTTGCCTCTTTGGATGCATTCCCTTGAACCATTGGACAGGTTGATCAGTAAAACTCGCATCTTTTGCAAGTGTTGTAGATGTTGCCGAGATTCAAAAACGGTAGACGATGGAAATGAAACGTCAAAGAAACAAGAGATGGTGGATATGGGCCCGGGCCTATATAATTCAATACAGGATTGA